The Setaria viridis chromosome 9, Setaria_viridis_v4.0, whole genome shotgun sequence sequence TCATGCAGATCTTGAATCCACGACGCTGAATCTCTACCTTAACACCAAAATCGCCTCATTTCAGAATTGGCATGTTAGTGTGCGAtggctggaaaaaaaaacaacccaaaatgccttttctttcttagaaatgtttatatttcttttttttaaaaaaacaagagAAATGTTTATATTTCCCCGTTCAACGTCTCCGTCTTCGTCGATTTAGAAGTCAAGAACACCCTCTCGCTCTCCCATCCATCCGTCCATGGCGACGCCGCCGAGCCGACCGTGGGCGGAGCTGCAGCACGACCTCCTGGTGGCGATCATGACCCACGTGGGCGCCCCGGGCCTGCTCTCCGGCGGCGCGCCCCGCGCCTGCTCCTCGTGGCGTGCCGCGGCGCGGGACCCGCTCGCGTGGCGCCGGGTCGACCTCCGCGACTGGGCCGCCCTCacctccggccgccgcgcctccagCTCCCGCGTCCCCGTCCACGCCGCGCTCTTCGGCATCCTGGAGGTCGCCGCCACGCTGGCGGAAGGGCGGATCGAGGCCGTGCTGCTCCCCGAGTTTGCGGATGAGGATCACCTCCTGTTCCTCGCTGAGAGGTGAAATTTCTTCCCCTTGTTTCTTCAATCCCCTTTTGTTGTTTCCCAGCCCATAAGGAAATGTTGGTTGGCTTTTTAGCTATCGCTATATTGACGCTGAAAAATGATTAGGCTATGGTACTGTAGGCGTGAAATCCTCCAAAATGGGCTAATTTAAAGAGATAGATTTCATCTTAGGTGAATTTATTTCTTTGGGAAAATTCTGTGGGTAGACGCCATATTCTTGTAAGCTTGTATATGGATTCTTTGCTGATTTTCTGATTGTTTAGCTGCGACTGCTATCTGAATAAGTAATGAAGAAAATGGCACTGTTCATTTGTAATAAGAATGAAAGGCTAAAGTAGATTCATGGGGTAACATAGATGGGAATTGTAGTCCTTGTCACATCCTCTATCTCCAAAACAATCTGAAAAAGATGGTGAGTGTACCTGTACCAATTTCAGTGTTTATTGAATTTAGTTGGAGCAATTGTTTCTTGGCATTATGCATTTACCACATGGTATGAAACTGACATTGAAGAGGTGTAATGATTCAAGGAATAATGTTGCTTCTGCCCAGTGGGTAGAAAATAAACATCAAGAATTTTCTGTTACAAGTTTTATTACCTTTCTTCAGTACAGTCATAGCGAAACATCTGGCACTCATACCTTAGGAACAATGATGCCTTTCATGCTGTTATTTTAGCATGCCTGTTTTGTCATTAGATCATACTGCACGTAATATTGATCCAGATGCACATATCAGAGAAAAAGGTGCTCTTAGCTATTATTGTGTTATTTGttcttagttttttttattaaagTTGATTTTCTTTCATCTTATATTGTGCTTCCATTCGCCATTTTGTTACTTCCATCTGTAATCCAACATGTATTTATTACCATTTTATTGCTGTTACATCGAAGAGTGAACTATTGTCTTGTTAATCAGATGAAGCAGTAGAGTGAAAGTTGGACCATATTACAAGTCATGGAAACTAACACCACTTAGGACTCAGAGACTAAAAAAGCTCCAGTTACAAATTTAGCAGGGGTCTAAGAAATTACCAGTGACACTTGCAGGAACCCAACCAATGGAAATTACAGGTCTTTTGCAAAATCATTGGCTTCTCCCATGGCCATTGCAAATTTTGACTGAAAGATATGACTGCAAGTGTCAAATTTAAGTAGATTAGTTGCTAATTCTAATAGCCATGAGTATCTGACACACAAGCATCTCAACTCATAACATTTCACCAAAACATGTATGGGATATTCATTATGGAAAAGTATGCTTTTTATATGTTTGTGGCTGATGTTTTTGGAAGCACATTTGAACCATTGGGTGTATGGTGTAGCACAATATAGATTGAAAACACCTTGTATGTTAAAGAAAACAGAGCACTAAGGATGACCACAAGGTATAAAACAGAGGATTTATATGATCTAGTTTGCCCCCCTTGACTGTTGTACACACATTCCAAGATGTTTCCCTTGTTCTGTAGGTAGCGGGAAAAAAACAAATTCAGTATGTTGCTAAAATGTTAATTTCCATATTGTTCGGATCTACTCTATCTTTTGTTTGGATATACAACAATATTACAGAATGCCTCTGTAGTTCTTTGTACAGGAAAATTTAGTTATCAATTTCATTCATTTATATTAGTTAAAGTTTTGTTCTGTTCCATGATATTAGTTAAAAATTTCATTCTGTCTTTGATCATTGCAATTGATGTGGTTTGTACTTGTAGTTGACATTCTTTTTATGTCACCTTTTTTTTGTTAATATGTTCCCAGCTTAAGTTTACAAACTCAAGTTTATAATTTTTGTTAGAACACGGGCAAGCTGGGAGGTGTGTGAATGATATTTTCAGTGCAAATTTGCAGCAGCCACAAACTTGCTAGAATGATTCTGCATGTTTTCTTATTCCAAATCAACTCTTTGTGGTTGACACTTTTTATTGCTGCATTCTGATTGTTATGAATTCTCATAacatcatcaacatgtggcaatgTGCTTTTCGTTTCACATGGATGTCTCCCTAATCGGCTACAGTTAGCCTTCGAACGTTCTGTGGCTATGATTATTTAAAGTCTGAGCTAAATCTATGTCTGTTTTTCCCAGGTGTCCGAACCTGCACTATTTCAGCCTTCCTAGCACCTGTATGACTTACGATCAGTTCTGTAAGGCGATTGGCGAATTTCATTCGCTTAAAGGCATGGCAGTGGATGAGAGTCTTATCAACTATGATGTCCTCCTCCACGTGCATCAGTGCTGCCCAGACTTTGTGGAACTGAAGGTGTCTGCTTTGTACGTGGATGAAGAGATGGCTTCGACCATCTGCAACTCTCTTCCTCAGCTGAAGAAGCTTGAGATACCAAGCTCAGACATGCCTGCCGCTGCAATAACAAAGTTCCTTGATTGCCTAGAGGAGCTGGAGTACCTGGACATATCAGGTTATGAGACATCAGCGATCTCCAGCACTGTTCTTGAGAAAGCATCACGGCTCAAGGTCTttctctggaactccaagtttGAGCTCGGGGAGTTTGTGGACTGCTCAAACTGTGGGGAGCACAACATTAACCCTGGAGAGCCCTGTAAGTGCATGATGGAGCACAAGGTGATGGACTGGCTGGCTGGACCTTCACAGGCTTCCTGAACCAATGGCTTCAATGTCATTTTGTTGTTAAATTATGACGTTTTTATCTTTGTAAAATGTCAACCCTTGTCATATTTGGTGTTTGATCCATGTAACAGCAAATCCGTACTTGGAAATTTTAACTGCACTGTCATTATACCTTCTCTGAGAGTCTGAGGCGAAAAGGTTGAGATCGATTTCCTTGAACACGCCGTCCATGATTGTTCATTAGTTATGCATTTTAGTAACAACATTTTTGTGTCTGCTGTTTCTGTTCGTGACAGAAGACTTTAACTTGGTAGTTACCTGTGTCGTGCGCCAACGAAAAGATTCAGAAATTTCTCGCTCCACCATTCGTATCTGCACTCAAATATTTAACAGGAGGTTAAATATTTTGCATTTTGCAACCTGCTTTTGTTACTAAAATGCTTTTGCATTTTGCATTTTGCAACACATCCCAATCCCATGTGTTCAGAACTGAAcgtacccaaaaaaaaaagaaaaatgtaacCATTGGacgatcagaattcagaaaccgCACTAAACACATCCTATAGTCGTACTATTTGAAgaaatcgccgccgccgccgacgtgccACCGGCCCATTGGCCTCCTCCAATGGCAGACCATGCACCGGAGGTTCCTCTTGGCGTAGGGCATCAGCGCGCCGCAGGACGGGCACGTGCTCGGGGACCGCGGAGGGGGCACCCGTGGCGCCCGAGGCGGGGACGGCGTCGCCGGCCTGTGCGCCGCcccctgcggctgcggcggtcTCGCCGCGTCCGCGTAGCTCAGCCTCCGCCCCTGCTGCTGGTGAGCTCCCCGAGGCTGCCTCGGTTGTGGTTGCGGTTGTTGCGGCGGGTCTGGCGGTCTCGGCGGCGGGCGCCCGGGCTGCGCTGGGGCGGCGGCAGTCGCCGCGTCGTCGTCTGCCGGCCGGTGCCTGGCGGACAGCTCTTCCCAGGCGGCCTGGACGAGCTTGAacgcgccgtcggccgccgcggagGGGTTCTTGTCGGGGTGCACCAGGAGGCAGAGCCTCCGGTGCTGTCTCTTGATGTCGTCGTGGGCGCCGGCCGACGGGTGCGGCGGATGCAGTAGGCCCAGCACGGCGTACCAGTCGACGGGCttccgcgcgcccgcggcgtgCACGTCGTAGGCCGCGACGGCCTGCGCGGTGCCGGGGAGGCCCGGCGCCAGCCTGACCGCCGACTGCATCCACTGCCTCGCGCCCGAGACGTTGCCGGCGAGGAAGCACTTCTCGGCCAGCGCCCGCGCCCTGCGGGCCTGCTCTTCCTTGCCGGAGTCCTCCGCCATTGCTCTAGCCTCTACTatatcacaaattcacaaaccTGAACCTCAATGGCTACTGAACACGGTTTCGTGGGGCGCACGGGTgagcagctagcagcagctgCTAGGGAGCTCGAGTTCGACTCGGACTCGGAGACGACTTTTCACACCATGGTCAAACCACCTGTTTACCGGTGTTATGGAAAAGAAAACTGAATTTTGAGtgctattatatatatatatatatatatattaaacaTCATTTTGGCCTAAGCATAAATAATTTTGTTGCATGCTCATCAATCCTACCTAGAGTTCAGAAAACGTAAACCACATTAGTTTCCACCAATGCACTCCGAAAAAGCAAAGGTAATGAACCGAACCTCGTCAACCATTATGCCTCTGTGGTGGAAGACTGAAATGTTTGGCTAATTTTATCGGCCCGCCCTCGATTGATTTTTCAAATTGCGCGCTCTAATAACAAATCATATTTTTCATGTTTCATGGTCGAGCAAGTTTCAATGCATATATTTTAGTCCAATGGATGATTGGATACTGTGTGTTGATGTGCCACTTATGCAGTGCAGTTCACTACTTATGCCCGGATAGCAATTAGACTTATGCAGTGCAGTTCACTACTTATGCCCGGATAGCAATTAGAGCGCGCAGTGTGTAAGGCTAAGGCAACCGTGCACCATCCGATGGGGAAACTTGAGTACAACGCTTGCCGGCCATTTctcttaggtcccgtttggatccttggaattgaattccattctaataatcattatttagatataaattaattaagctaatataattgtatgtggaatatatttgtatattattgttggtgatACGGGAGAAATACTTATGcgctgcacttctgctatagggaagcgcatccaagagcgtgctataagaattgaattccattctaataatcataatctatagaatcaatttccatctcccaccccatgaatttaaggtaggcttatatctaaactttggaaagttgtggaatgccaccttccaagataaattagcctattccattaaatagattccaattccttcaaaatgaagggatccaaacgggaccttaacAAGATGTCTTCCAGTGGAACTAAAAATTTCAGCTGGGAAATATGGCAAGGGACGAAAGCGAAGGGAACATGTTGCGCTTGCGCATGACTCGTAGCTACGAGAGCACACGTGCTGAAACTggaatttttttctttgagaaaatATTGTCTATGACTAGAGTCTATATTGCGCCAATTATGCATCAAAAGACTTCGACGAACATCAGAGAGGACGTACAGTTAGCTTTAATTTGCCTCCGAAGTGAAACGCGATGCAGTAAAAAAAACATCGTTTAATTTCTTGCAATTCATGAGGTTAATAAAGCGTGCCCAAAACAAGAAATTCAACACACCGCCGGCGAACAAACAAACCCTAATCATGTCTCACAACACCAGATTGAGAAGAAGATGTTGAGCGCTACAACGCCTAGTAGTAGTCCTCCTCGAagaagtcgtcgtcgtcgtcgtcaggcGGCCGATTGTACATGGAGCTCCACTGGCAGCTCCCGCACCGGAAGCTCCTTCTGCCGTTGATGGTGCACGCGCCGCAGGCCGGGCACCTGCCCCCGATCGGCGAGGTGGACCTCCGGCCcgtcgtcggaggcggcggcttctGCCCAGTCGCCTGCTGCGCGTAGCTCGGCGTCCTCGTCGCCCCAGCCCtcggcgccgccctcgccggcgcgggAGCGGCTCTACGCGGCATCTGCACGACCgtgggccgcggccgcggcctcgtCTGTGGCTCCGGCGGTGCCCTCGGCGGCGGGGCCTGCTGGCGCTGCTGCGGTGGCTGcgtggccgcggccggcggcgcggcccccgGCGGGTGCCCGGCGGAGAGCGCGTCCCAGGCGGCCTGCACGAGCTTGAAcgccccgtcggcggcggcacagGGGTTCTTGTCGGGGTGCACGAGGAGGCAGAGCCTGCGGTACTGCCGCTTGACGTCGTCGTGGGTGATGGTGGGCCCCGCCGGATGCAGGTCCAGCACGGCGTACCAGCTGTCGGGGGGCCTccgcctggcggcggcggcgtgcacgtCGTAGGCCGCCACGATCTGCGCCGTGCCGGGGAGGCCCGGGGCGAGCCTGACCGCCGACTGCATCCACTGCCTCGCGCCGTGGACGTTGCCCGCGAGGAAGCACTTCTCGGCCAGCGCATGCGCCTTACGGGCCTGCTCCTccttggtggtggcggcgtccgccatggccgcggccgcggccgctgcccgCTGCACGCGCGCGCTGGGATCGGTCGGTGTTGGGATGCCTTGGGGGGGCCTGGACATTAGTTGCGTTGCGCCGTGCCTTTATAGGCAAGCGTTGGATGAGGAGGTGCGTTCGAGTCGGTGTGGAGCACTGGTGTGGAGCACTGTGGACTGAGCGGGTCGAGACGTGCGTGACGCGGGCAATGGGTTGTTCGGATTCGCTTGCGGTTTCGTGGCACGCACGGTTGAGGGACGGTGGACTCCCCACGAAGGAAGCCAGGAAATACCGCGCGGCACGCGCGATCCGTCTTTTGACCTGACCATCCGTCCGTCCCCAGTAACCTTTTCCGTAATATTATATCTTTTTTAAGTAAGGGAATGCACAATAATCGGACGGGAACGGAACGATCAGTGGTAGTGCTGCAAACTCTAGACAGGCCAAAAGTAGCCCACAACCTATTAAATCAACAGATTTAGCCCATGAAGCCTCTAGACAGGCCAAAAGTAGTCCACAACCTATTAAATCAACAGATTTAGCCCATGAAGCCTTTTCTATTTGTTTCCCATTTACTTTTTCTTTGGGCTCTAGCATGCACCGTTATATAACCAACTAAAACTATTGGAGCGATTTTACGCAATCTTGGAACATATTTTTTCATGTGGAACATTTTTTCCTTCAATTGTAACACTTTTATTTCTCTactgattattttttttctagtgtCATGTCAGTGGAAAATTCTGTTATACTCCTAGAACATTTTGTTGGTTTTTTTAGAATAACTTTTACTCAGCTGGGTTTTTAATTTTATTATCCTGAACAGTTTTTAGAATGGCTTGTTATGAAATATCACCGTTAGAGATGAGGCCCatgagccaaaaaaaaaagatcacaaAACAAGCTAAAGGATACCAAAAAGCGTGCGTGATGGTTTAAATGCGCCACACTTAAAGATGGGCTCAAAAAGAGTTATGGACTTTTATTTAGGCCTAGTGGGTGGGGTTTAGGTTCATTGACTTCCAGCTAGATGGAAGTGGAACATAAGTGTCCATCCATGCAAAATCAGTAAAACTTGAAACTGTAGTTTCAGACTCCAATGATAAACCAACTCCCAAATATTCAAACTTCAAAGCATGTTTTAAGGAATGATTAAAACAAATACCAAATCAAAGTGTGAGAAGCAAAGATAAAAATGCACTGGCATTTTCGATAGGTAGTGGAAGGTGTGGCAAGTATAACGACGAGGTCTACTACCACTGCCGTGGTGTCCATGCTTCGATTATCACGTCTTTCACCTGCGTTCTTGTAAACACTTTTCTCATTTCTGAACCACATGAAACTACCCAAAATTTACTCTCAGAAAAATCTAAGCGTactttattttgatttttcattCCTGCATCTTCCAAAATTTCGTTCGCTGCTCCACATGAGACATCACAGCGACGTCATTTGTGTATACGGATGGGCAGTAGGTGTCGCTGTTTCGACAAAGCCATGCAATGAATGCCAACGGAGCGTCATCACAATCGCGCGTCCAGCAACAGTTTCTTCCTACCTTCGCCCCTAAGCAACACGACCCTTTATAACACCTCCAGCAACTCGTCACAGATAAACCTCGCAGAGACCTCAGAAAAATAAAGGTGAAATTTTCAAAGATTTTAAATTTCACATCTGAAAAAATGGTGGCCGTCGAGCCGAAAGCCGCCGCCCACCAGTTCACCGTGGTCATCGACGGCGTCGAGACGGCCGTCCACGAGGGCGTGCTCcgttgcagcggcggcggcacggtggCCGTGGTCGGCCCGGGCGTCCTCGAGGTCACCCGGCTCCAGCACGTCGTggttcgcggcggcggcggcggcgacgtccgCTTCTCCCGGTGCGTGTACGCGGCCGCCGAGGACTGCGGCGCGGCGTCGTTCCACCGGTGCGGCGCGGTGCGCGCGGACGGGGCGCGCGGCGTGTCCGTGCGCCGGTGCCGGTCCGCCGAcgtggcgcgcgcgggcgccgtGGCCATCCGCCGCTGCGCGGGCGCCGCGCGCGTCCGCGGCGCCGGGGAGCTGCGCGTGGGCCGGTGCCGGGAGGCCGACGTCGGCGGGTGCGCCGACGCGGCCGTGGCGCgatgccgcgccgcgcgcgccgactGGTGCGGCGCGCTCGCGCTGGGCCGCTGCGGCTCCGCCGACGTCACCCGCTGCGGCGCCGTGCGCGTCGACCGATGCCGCGACGCCAGCGTGTCCGGGTGCGGCGCCGTGGCCGTGCGCCGCGGCAAGGTGAGCGTGGTCGAGGTGCACAAGCCCATGGCGCCGCCGATGTACCAGCAGGCGGAGCCTGTCCTCGCGGCGCCGGTGGAAATCATGAGCAAGTGAACGGGAGGCTCTGCAAGTCTACGTGCATGAACGATGCCGTCCTACTACCATGTTCATATCAGTATGATGTGATATTTCGTATTTGTGTGATGGGGAACCGGGGTATTTACGAAGAACTACATGCTTTTTCGATATTAATCTGTAATGTAATCCTACCAATATGCATGGatgttttccattttttttaatgttAGCACTGTACTTATGTATGTCACTTTATAACAACAATATATCTAAATAAATAATATTGTTTGTGGATAAGCTATATTTTGTGGCTCACACGCTCGACACGCGATCCTGTTCTCTACGTGGTGAGGAGCTGGGTATGTAGGTGGTAATTTTCGTAAACAAAAGTCTTTAATTAATTGGTTCCACGCCGTGAGATTCCTATTTTTGTGTGGATTTGGATTGGCAAAAGCTATCACTCACTCGAGTGATTTGTGACAATCTCTCACTAGATTTTTTTCCCTCCCTATCTCCACGCGATTTCATGTTTCTTCTCCGATTCTGATTAAACCCTGGCGAGATTAGAGGTTCGGGTTAGGGAGTCGGGTTTTCCGAGGTGGAGCTCACTAGCAGCCCTAGAGGGAAGGTCGGCGGTGGTAGGCCGGCCTGGCGGAGATGGTGAGCGGGACGGTGAGGCGTGCCAGCGATGGCACCGTCAGCCGGGTAGTGGAGGAGGTCGGTTGGGCAGGATTGGGGCGGGGGCGACGATGGTGACTACAGTAGTGGTAGGAAACGGCAGCAGGAGGGGTAGGATGGCGGCTTCCATGAGCAAGCTAGGGTCTCACGGAAGCTTCGGCCGGCAAGACCCTAGCCTGCTCAGCGAGACCTTAGCCCACCCGTGGTAGGGTGGAGGTACGTGGGCACGGGGATGGGGGCAATGGAGCTCGGGGAGAAGGAAATAGTGTTGGCGTTGTGATGAAGAGGCGTTGTGCATCTGACGCCTGAAAAAATCGAGTGAAGAAGGCTCCTGTTTTACATGCCATGATACGAGTTTAGTGTCCATACAAATTTAGTAATTATCTTCATCTTGGACGCGTATGGCACTATGGCCGTCAAATGAAATGCCGTCGGGAAGGTTTTCCTCGACGTCTATGGGCTTTCGGGGTAAGCGTCGTTTAAACTAAGATCCCGTTTGGTAGaacttctcaaagtgcttctccaccagcttttggtgaagccctaccaaagagtcaatttcaaaacggcttcaccaccaaagccggggagaagccgtaaaacggcttacactagagaggagaagccgaaaaaattAGCTTCACCGGCCTtgtcctctctctccaagcataaagtgatcataaaattacatatattgctattgagaagccattttaccaaacattttgcaaaacggcttcagcttcactaaaaagATCACTCCACTAAAGAAGTCAAAGCCGAAGCtgttttatgagaagccgaagctctaccaaatggGATCTAAGGAGCCCTCGGTAATCATACGGAAATGCTGTATGACTATGCGAAGACACGTCTGTCACTCGGTGTGGCCGGGTGCTTCCGGGAAAGCTTCTCATCTCATCCCAGATGGTCCATGAACACGCTAGCGACCAGTACGCCAATAAACAGGCCACGATAGGACCAACTGCGCAACCACCTCATACATTTATTCCGATCCCAAGATCGCGTCCATCCACCGCCAAAAAGCTCCCATCTTTCCTCCTCAACTACCTGCTCGACAGCTGACCTGCCCAAAACCACCAAAAGCAGATCGATGTGGAGCACTCCAGCTCACCGGCCTGCAAACCCGATGGCGCTCGTCGACGCCAAGGCCGAAGGCGCGTCCACCTCCGCCGAGCCCGTGGCGCCCGCGCACCCCGtgttcctcgtcgtcctcgacggcgtcGAGACGCCCATCCACGAGGGCACGCTCtacggcaacggcggcggctcggtCACCGTCACCGGCCCCGGCAACCTCTCCGCCGACGGCCTCCGGAGCGTTctcgtccgcggcggcggggccgggacCACCGTGCGGTTCACGCTCTgcgccgacgcggccgccgagggCGTCGGGGCGGCGTGGTTCGACCgctgcggcgcggcgcgcgcggagggGGCGCGGGAGGTGTCCGTGACCCGGTGCCGCGCCGCGGAGGTGGAGCGCGCCGGGAAGGTCGCCGTCGAGCGGTGCCGGGACGcgcggctccgcggcggcggggcggccgtCGCCGCGCGGTGCCGGCGCGCCGACGTGGAGAGTTTCGGCTGGGTGCGCCTGGCGCGGTGCAAGGCCGCGCGGCTCGACTGGTGCGGCACCGTGGAGGTCGAGATGTGCAGGGCCATCGACGTCAGCCGGTGCGGCGCCGTCACCGGGGAGCGGTGCCGCGTCGTCAACGCCGCCGGGTGCGGCAGCGTGGCCGTGGCGCACGCCGAGGTCAACATGGTGGAGGAAGAGCAGCTGTTGTCGATGAATGAGCCTGGAGCCGCGttctcggcgccggcggcgagccatgTCTGTGGAGCAGCTGAAGAAGATCCGGCAGCTGCAGGCGATACTGCATCATATCTGTCGTAAATGGAACACGAACTCGTGCACAAATTGTTCAGTAGGCTTCATGATTCGTGATTACTCCCTTGCTTGAATGTATCCTCgctacatttttctgaattgGTGGGACGTGGATCGATTCAGCAGCGCGCAATCCTGATCATTTGGTTCTGTGATGGCAACTTCCAAATTCATTTCAAAGTTTCTAACCACACCTACCAAAATAGTGTTTGTACGTGCTTCATGGATCATGAACATAACATTCGCTCTGGACTCTGGTTGAGAATTTGAGATGAGGATCAATACATGATACATCATCCCACAAGGGTAAGTACATATGAATCGTATGATCTGCTTTGTGATCTGTTCATGAGGAGGCGTAAAAGGCCTAGACTCTTTGCCCCTTCGCTTTAGCAGATGAATGAGATGCGACTATATTATTCCAAATTTCCAACTTGACGTTTCGTGTGCGATCTGTGTTAAGTGCACGATTGGAAGGTTATCAATCTcttctctatctctatctcttcTTTACCtaatatctatctatctatctatccatatctatatctatacctattTTATAAAGTGTGAACCGCTTCTCCCCACTTTTTTTGGTTGGTCCAACTTTAGTCATTGACGGGTGGGCCTAACAATAATCATTGATGGGTGGACCTAACAATTATTTTATTGACCGTGATGCGTGTCCCTCTCCGGTCTCGGTCTCCCCCGTCACCCCCGCCCGTGCCCGCCCAGGGAGTCACAGGCCTGCGCTGCGCTCCGGAAACGCTTTGGGGGAGAGGCTCCGCGTGTGGGACCCTCcaggcgggcggggcgggggtGCGGGGGCTGCCTGCGGTGGCGGTCGAGGTGGGGTGGGGTCCGAGACGGCCGGGGAGTCGTCGGAGAGCGAGGGGAAGTTGAGGTcggagaaggagaagtcgccgtcCGGGTCGAGGAGGAGGTCCGCGTTGGGAAGCGGAGGAACGACTCCGAGTGGGCATGTCGGTGGTGCCCCCGGgggatggcgccgccgccgtccgatGACGGCGCCGGTGCGGCCGGCAGCGGGAAGCGCGGGTCCATGTGGGTCGGCGACGACGGCTAGGTCGTCAGCTAGCTCTCGCACcctgtggcggcggaggcggaggcgggctcGTGGCTATCCAACGCGTGGTCTCTTGTGAGGgtagagagagaagagggagagCAGTGGGTCGGGTTGGTGGGCGTGGCGTACGTGGGAGGAGTAGAAGGGTGGAGGATGCGGGGTTGCTGCCGCTGGCCACCGCGTAGTCCCTGGTGCACCGAGGTGGCGAGCTCTGACACGGATCTCGAGGTTGACGGACGGTGGAAGCGGGCCTGGGTTCGGGCGGAGGGTGCAGGGCGCGTGGG is a genomic window containing:
- the LOC117836715 gene encoding uncharacterized protein — its product is MWSTPAHRPANPMALVDAKAEGASTSAEPVAPAHPVFLVVLDGVETPIHEGTLYGNGGGSVTVTGPGNLSADGLRSVLVRGGGAGTTVRFTLCADAAAEGVGAAWFDRCGAARAEGAREVSVTRCRAAEVERAGKVAVERCRDARLRGGGAAVAARCRRADVESFGWVRLARCKAARLDWCGTVEVEMCRAIDVSRCGAVTGERCRVVNAAGCGSVAVAHAEVNMVEEEQLLSMNEPGAAFSAPAASHVCGAAEEDPAAAGDTASYLS
- the LOC117835292 gene encoding uncharacterized protein; protein product: MSRPPQGIPTPTDPSARVQRAAAAAAAMADAATTKEEQARKAHALAEKCFLAGNVHGARQWMQSAVRLAPGLPGTAQIVAAYDVHAAAARRRPPDSWYAVLDLHPAGPTITHDDVKRQYRRLCLLVHPDKNPCAAADGAFKLVQAAWDALSAGHPPGAAPPAAATQPPQQRQQAPPPRAPPEPQTRPRPRPTVVQMPRRAAPAPARAAPRAGATRTPSYAQQATGQKPPPPTTGRRSTSPIGGRCPACGACTINGRRSFRCGSCQWSSMYNRPPDDDDDDFFEEDYY
- the LOC117835291 gene encoding uncharacterized protein, with amino-acid sequence MAEDSGKEEQARRARALAEKCFLAGNVSGARQWMQSAVRLAPGLPGTAQAVAAYDVHAAGARKPVDWYAVLGLLHPPHPSAGAHDDIKRQHRRLCLLVHPDKNPSAAADGAFKLVQAAWEELSARHRPADDDAATAAAPAQPGRPPPRPPDPPQQPQPQPRQPRGAHQQQGRRLSYADAARPPQPQGAAHRPATPSPPRAPRVPPPRSPSTCPSCGALMPYAKRNLRCMVCHWRRPMGRWHVGGGGDFFK
- the LOC117835965 gene encoding F-box/LRR-repeat protein At3g48880, which codes for MATPPSRPWAELQHDLLVAIMTHVGAPGLLSGGAPRACSSWRAAARDPLAWRRVDLRDWAALTSGRRASSSRVPVHAALFGILEVAATLAEGRIEAVLLPEFADEDHLLFLAERCPNLHYFSLPSTCMTYDQFCKAIGEFHSLKGMAVDESLINYDVLLHVHQCCPDFVELKVSALYVDEEMASTICNSLPQLKKLEIPSSDMPAAAITKFLDCLEELEYLDISGYETSAISSTVLEKASRLKVFLWNSKFELGEFVDCSNCGEHNINPGEPCKCMMEHKVMDWLAGPSQAS
- the LOC117836585 gene encoding uncharacterized protein is translated as MVAVEPKAAAHQFTVVIDGVETAVHEGVLRCSGGGTVAVVGPGVLEVTRLQHVVVRGGGGGDVRFSRCVYAAAEDCGAASFHRCGAVRADGARGVSVRRCRSADVARAGAVAIRRCAGAARVRGAGELRVGRCREADVGGCADAAVARCRAARADWCGALALGRCGSADVTRCGAVRVDRCRDASVSGCGAVAVRRGKVSVVEVHKPMAPPMYQQAEPVLAAPVEIMSK